Proteins encoded together in one Staphylococcus aureus window:
- a CDS encoding ABC transporter ATP-binding protein, translating into MDVLTIEHLTKKIGNKTILEDVSFKLKRGQIVGLVGANGAGKTTLMKVILGYSSFQSGNFNVINSKDSKSNIGALIENPGIYPFMSGYENLKLLNESKNTQDIDKIVSQLHMDEYIHKKAKTYSLGMKQKLGIAIAFLNKPQFIILDEPMNGLDPKAVRDVRELIVQKAQEGVTFLISSHILSELVKITNSILIINKGKIVTETSEEELKQFKDNDLENVLLEIIEREDQA; encoded by the coding sequence TGTATCATTTAAGCTGAAACGCGGACAAATAGTTGGTCTCGTTGGAGCGAATGGTGCAGGTAAAACAACTTTAATGAAAGTTATATTAGGTTACTCTAGTTTCCAAAGCGGGAATTTTAATGTTATTAACAGCAAGGACAGCAAAAGCAATATCGGCGCATTGATTGAAAATCCAGGAATATATCCTTTTATGTCTGGATATGAAAACTTGAAGTTATTGAATGAATCAAAAAACACTCAAGATATCGATAAAATTGTCTCACAACTTCATATGGATGAATACATTCATAAAAAAGCTAAAACGTATTCTCTTGGTATGAAACAAAAATTAGGAATTGCTATAGCATTTTTAAATAAACCTCAATTCATTATCTTAGATGAACCAATGAATGGCTTAGATCCAAAAGCTGTGCGAGATGTACGTGAATTGATTGTCCAAAAAGCGCAAGAAGGTGTTACTTTCTTAATTTCGAGTCATATTTTAAGTGAATTAGTTAAAATCACAAACTCTATCCTTATTATTAACAAAGGTAAAATTGTTACAGAAACATCGGAAGAAGAACTTAAACAATTTAAAGATAATGATTTAGAAAATGTATTACTAGAAATCATAGAAAGGGAGGACCAAGCATAA
- a CDS encoding ABC transporter permease, whose amino-acid sequence MGTLIKQECFKLFKKKSTFIAPIVFILLMVAQGYIATKYNEIFTPQESFTSAYNGFSWFAFLLIIQASTIISMEFHYGTIKNLLYREYSRTTMIVSKIITLFIISLIYFVITIIASIVIGSLFFNDLNIFESSGNQLSLLNQLLLVSLGTFVGVWLVLSLTLLLSSATNSTGVAIAVGIVFYFASSILAVIQTALLEKIDWLKWNPINMMNIMLQTVEKGFSKSTKLELHELFIGNIAYISIFLILVVFIFKKKNI is encoded by the coding sequence ATGGGAACTTTAATTAAACAAGAATGTTTCAAATTATTTAAAAAGAAATCAACTTTTATCGCACCTATTGTCTTTATTCTACTAATGGTTGCTCAAGGTTATATTGCTACAAAATACAATGAAATTTTTACGCCACAGGAATCTTTCACATCTGCTTATAATGGTTTTTCATGGTTTGCATTTTTATTAATTATTCAAGCAAGTACAATCATTTCAATGGAATTTCATTACGGTACGATTAAAAATTTACTCTATCGTGAATATTCAAGAACAACTATGATTGTTAGCAAAATCATCACATTATTTATTATTTCTTTAATTTATTTTGTTATTACAATTATTGCTTCAATTGTTATTGGGTCTTTATTCTTTAATGATTTAAATATATTTGAAAGTAGCGGTAATCAATTATCTTTATTGAATCAATTATTATTAGTTAGTTTAGGCACATTTGTTGGCGTTTGGTTAGTTTTAAGCTTAACGTTGCTATTATCATCTGCAACAAATTCAACGGGAGTAGCCATTGCTGTAGGTATTGTTTTTTATTTTGCAAGTTCTATTTTAGCAGTTATTCAAACGGCACTTTTAGAAAAAATAGACTGGCTAAAGTGGAATCCTATTAATATGATGAATATTATGCTTCAAACAGTTGAAAAAGGCTTTAGTAAGTCGACAAAATTAGAACTTCATGAATTGTTTATTGGTAATATTGCTTATATTTCTATTTTCTTAATACTTGTAGTATTTATTTTCAAGAAGAAAAATATTTAG
- a CDS encoding fructose-1,6-bisphosphatase: MTQITEKELKKKYLDLLSQNFDTPEKLATEIINLESILELPKGTEHFVSDLHGEYEAFQHVLRNGSGNVRAKINDIFKERLSTKELNDLTALVYYPEDKLKLIKSDFQNCGQLNVWYITTIEHLIELIKYCSSKYTRSKLRKALPKQYVYIIEELLYKSNEYQNKKSYYETLVNQVIELKQADDLIIGLAYSVQRLVVDHLHVVGDIYDRGPQPDKIMDTLINYHSLDIQWGNHDVLWVGAYAGSKVCLANLLRICARYDNLDIIEDAYGINLRPLLTLAEKYYDADNPAFKPKKRPDKHERLTQREESQITKIHQAIAMIQFKLEIPIIKRRPNFEMEERLVLEKVNYDTNEITVYGNTYPLKDTCFQTVNRDNPAELLPEEEEVMNKLLLSFQQSEKLRRHMSFLMRKGSLYLPYNGNLLIHGCIPVDENGEMESFEIDGHTYSGQELLDVFEYHVRKSFDEKENTDDLSTDLVWYLWTGKYSSLFGKRAMTTFERYFIADKASHKEEKNPYYHLREDVNMVRKMLSDFGLNPDEGRIINGHTPVKEINGEDPIKADGKMLVIDGGFSKAYQSTTGIAGYTLLYNSFGMQLVAHQQFNAKEKILSEGIDELSIKRVVDKELQRKKIRDTNIGKDLQAQIDILKMLMHDRYLD; this comes from the coding sequence ATGACTCAAATTACTGAAAAAGAATTAAAAAAGAAGTATTTAGATTTACTATCCCAAAATTTTGATACTCCAGAAAAACTTGCAACTGAAATTATCAATTTAGAATCAATTTTAGAATTACCTAAAGGTACGGAACATTTCGTCAGCGATTTACATGGTGAATATGAAGCTTTCCAACACGTATTACGCAACGGTTCTGGGAACGTGCGAGCGAAAATCAATGATATTTTCAAAGAGAGACTTTCAACTAAGGAGCTTAATGACTTAACTGCTCTTGTCTACTATCCAGAAGACAAATTAAAATTGATTAAAAGTGATTTCCAAAATTGCGGTCAACTTAATGTCTGGTATATCACAACAATCGAACATTTAATTGAGTTAATTAAATATTGTTCTTCAAAATATACGCGTTCAAAACTGCGTAAAGCATTGCCAAAACAATACGTTTATATTATTGAGGAACTACTGTATAAAAGTAATGAATATCAAAATAAAAAATCATATTACGAAACACTTGTTAACCAAGTAATTGAACTTAAACAGGCAGATGATTTAATTATTGGACTCGCTTATTCCGTACAACGCTTAGTCGTCGATCATTTACACGTTGTCGGTGATATTTATGATCGTGGACCACAACCAGATAAAATTATGGATACACTGATTAATTATCATTCCCTAGATATTCAATGGGGTAATCATGATGTGCTTTGGGTTGGAGCCTATGCTGGGTCAAAAGTATGCTTAGCAAACTTACTTCGAATTTGTGCACGTTATGATAATTTAGATATTATCGAAGACGCTTATGGCATTAATTTAAGACCACTGCTTACTTTAGCTGAAAAATACTATGACGCAGATAATCCTGCTTTTAAGCCTAAAAAAAGACCTGACAAACACGAACGTTTAACTCAACGTGAAGAAAGTCAAATTACTAAAATTCATCAAGCTATTGCGATGATTCAATTCAAGTTAGAAATACCAATTATTAAACGTCGTCCAAATTTCGAAATGGAAGAACGTCTTGTGCTTGAAAAGGTTAATTATGATACAAATGAAATTACAGTTTATGGTAATACATACCCATTGAAAGACACATGTTTCCAAACTGTCAATCGTGATAATCCAGCAGAATTACTACCTGAAGAAGAAGAAGTCATGAATAAACTATTATTGTCATTCCAACAATCTGAAAAATTACGTCGTCATATGTCTTTCTTGATGCGTAAAGGCTCTCTTTACTTACCATATAATGGCAATTTACTCATTCATGGTTGTATTCCAGTTGATGAAAATGGTGAGATGGAATCATTTGAAATTGATGGTCATACTTACAGCGGCCAAGAATTATTAGATGTGTTTGAGTATCATGTCCGTAAATCATTTGATGAAAAAGAAAATACTGATGACTTATCGACGGATTTAGTTTGGTATTTATGGACTGGGAAATATTCGTCACTATTTGGTAAACGTGCCATGACTACGTTTGAGCGATACTTTATTGCAGATAAAGCTTCTCATAAAGAAGAAAAGAATCCGTACTATCATCTTCGTGAAGATGTGAATATGGTTCGTAAAATGCTCAGTGATTTCGGATTAAATCCAGATGAAGGACGCATTATTAATGGTCACACACCAGTGAAAGAAATCAATGGCGAAGATCCTATCAAGGCTGATGGAAAGATGCTTGTCATTGATGGTGGCTTTTCAAAAGCTTATCAGTCAACAACTGGCATTGCAGGCTATACACTATTGTATAATTCATTCGGTATGCAACTCGTTGCACACCAACAATTTAACGCTAAAGAAAAAATACTTTCCGAAGGTATCGATGAACTTTCTATAAAGCGCGTCGTAGATAAAGAATTACAACGTAAGAAGATTCGTGATACCAATATTGGTAAAGATCTTCAAGCTCAAATAGATATTTTGAAAATGTTAATGCATGATCGTTACTTAGACTAA
- a CDS encoding membrane protein, producing the protein MRILKESIIVAFAFVGVVVGAGFATGQEIFQFFTSHGAYSISGIIVTGLLITLGGMVVMHTGHHLKSRNHSDSINYFLYPSIARGFDIILTMFMLSLAIIMTAGGASTIHQSFNLPYWLSALILVAFILATLFLKFDRLIAVLGGVTPFLIAIVIMIAVYYFTTSHLDFTAANNDAQIHKQKSLSPGWWFDAINYASLQIAAAFSFLSVMGSKVKYRDSTLYGGLIGGLIITFLLMMINLGLISQFDKIKHVDLPTLKLATQMSPSIGIIMSVIMILVIYNTVVGLMYAFASRFSVPFSRRYFIIIITMAVITYISTFIGFISLIGKVFPIMGLFGFILLIPVLYKGLIKRITGKSHID; encoded by the coding sequence ATGCGTATCTTAAAAGAGTCCATTATTGTGGCATTTGCCTTTGTTGGTGTTGTCGTTGGTGCCGGCTTTGCTACTGGTCAAGAAATTTTCCAGTTTTTCACAAGTCATGGCGCATATAGCATTTCAGGCATTATTGTAACAGGACTATTGATTACTTTAGGTGGAATGGTTGTCATGCATACAGGTCATCATCTAAAGTCCAGAAATCATTCTGATTCAATTAACTATTTCTTATACCCCTCTATTGCAAGAGGTTTTGATATTATTTTAACAATGTTTATGTTGTCTTTAGCTATTATTATGACTGCAGGTGGTGCGTCAACCATTCATCAAAGTTTCAACTTACCGTATTGGCTGAGCGCACTCATATTAGTCGCCTTTATTTTAGCAACACTGTTTCTAAAATTCGATCGTTTAATTGCTGTGCTTGGCGGTGTTACCCCATTTTTAATTGCGATTGTCATTATGATTGCGGTCTACTATTTCACAACAAGTCATCTTGATTTTACTGCCGCTAATAATGATGCTCAGATTCATAAGCAGAAATCATTATCACCTGGATGGTGGTTTGATGCGATTAACTATGCAAGCTTGCAAATTGCTGCTGCCTTCAGCTTCTTATCAGTGATGGGTAGTAAAGTTAAATATCGTGACTCAACGTTATACGGGGGCTTGATTGGCGGTTTAATCATTACATTTTTACTCATGATGATTAATCTAGGTTTAATTTCTCAATTCGATAAAATTAAACACGTAGATCTACCTACATTAAAATTAGCGACACAAATGTCTCCGTCAATTGGTATTATTATGTCTGTCATTATGATACTTGTCATCTACAATACTGTTGTTGGATTAATGTATGCATTTGCGTCACGTTTCAGCGTTCCATTCAGCAGACGTTACTTCATCATTATTATTACAATGGCTGTCATCACTTATATTAGTACATTTATCGGTTTCATTTCATTAATTGGAAAAGTATTCCCTATTATGGGATTGTTCGGTTTCATCTTACTCATACCTGTACTCTATAAAGGTTTAATTAAGCGTATTACCGGCAAATCTCATATCGATTAA